One window from the genome of Anopheles coluzzii chromosome X, AcolN3, whole genome shotgun sequence encodes:
- the LOC120956398 gene encoding ATP-binding cassette sub-family D member 3 gives MAPNLSKLLGNQNAVVGVAGCTAAACIILYGKQIHKNRKQRPEDEIQYLISDKKEKRSPKAHVNAVFFNQLRTLLGIIIPKKWSVENGLLVVIALSLIARSVSDIWMIQNATAIESTIITMNKKQFRTALVKYLSALPAIAVVNNVLKWSIGELKLRFRTNLSQYLYNEYLKGFTYYKMSNLDNRIANADQLLTTDIDKFCESVTDLYSNICKPLLDIVIYVYRLTTNLGGTTPGILLLYLFFSGVFLTNLRKPTGRLTVLEQKLEGEFRYVNSRLITNSEEIAFYKGNNREKLTILASFNKLVGHLRKFLEFRVGMGIVDNMVAKYIATVVGFYAVSLPFFEKDHPLLTGSQQSERLSRYYTFGRMLVKLAEAIGRLVLAGREMSRLAGFTARMTELTVVLKDLNSGRYERTMVNNSAIADAGDIGPGRGLLKFQDNLIKFEHVPLVTPNGDVLVKDLTFEVKSGMNVLVCGPNGCGKSSLFRILGELWPTWGGKVTKPPAGKLFYIPQRPYMTLGSLRDQIIYPHTHQEMKRRGKTDADLLKYLDLVQLTYLQVREKGLDAIEDWIDVLSGGEKQRIAMARLFYHNPQFAILDECTSAVSVDVEGSMYQYCRAVGITLFTVSHRKSLWTHHDYYLKFDGHGAYEFGPIEGTQDQFGS, from the exons ATGGCACCGAACCTGAGCAAGCTGCTCGGCAACCAGAATGCCGTGGTCGGTGTGGCCGGATGTACGGCGGCCGCCTGCATCATACTGTACGGCAAGCAGATCCACAAGAATCG CAAACAGCGACCGGAGGACGAGATACAATATTTAATCAGCGACAAGAAGGAAAAGCGCAGCCCGAAGGCTCACGTCAATGCCGTTTTCTTCAACCAGCTGCGCACGCTGTTAG GCATCATTATACCGAAGAAATGGAGCGTCGAGAACGGTTTGCTGGTCGTGATTGCACTGTCGCTGATTGCCCGCTCGGTCAGCGACATCTGGATGATACAGAATGCGACCGCGATCGAGAGCACAATCATCACGATGAACAAGAAGCAGTTCCGGACCGCGCTGGTCAAGTACCTGTCCGCGCTGCCCGCG ATTGCCGTGGTTAACAACGTGCTGAAATGGAGCATAGGCGAGCTGAAGCTACGCTTCCGCACCAACCTGTCGCAATACCTATACAACGAGTACCTGAA AGGCTTCACCTACTACAAAATGTCCAACCTGGACAACCGGATAGCGAACGCGGACCAGCTGCTGACGACCGACATTGACAAGTTCTGCGAGAGCGTTACCGACCTGTACTCGAACATCTGCAAGCCGCTGCTCGACATCGTCATCTACGTGTACCGGCTGACGACCAACCTGGGCGGCACGACGCCCGGCATCCTGCTGCTGTATCTGTTCTTCTCCGGCGTGTTTCTCACCAACCTGCGCAAGCCGACCGGCCGGCTGACCGTGCTGGAGCAGAAGCTGGAGGGCGAGTTCCGGTACGTGAACAGCCGGCTGATCACCAACTCGGAGGAGATCGCGTTCTACAAGGGCAACAACCGGGAGAAGCTGACGATACTGGCCAGCTTCAACAAGCTCGTCGGCCACCTGCGCAAGTTCCTCGAGTTCCGCGTCGGCATGGGGATCGTGGACAACATGGTGGCGAAAT ACATTGCAACGGTCGTTGGATTCTACGCCGTGTCGCTGCCGTTCTTCGAGAAGGACCATCCGCTGCTGACCGGCAGCCAGCAGAGCGAACGGTTGAGC cGCTACTACACGTTCGGCCGCATGCTGGTGAAGCTGGCGGAGGCGATCGGGCGGCTGGTGCTGGCCGGCCGGGAGATGTCCCGGCTGGCCGGGTTCACCGCCCGCATGACCGAGCTGACGGTCGTGCTGAAGGACCTCAACTCGGGCCGGTACGAGCGCACGATGGTGAACAACTCGGCGATCGCGGACGCGGGCGACATCGGCCCGGGCCGGGGCCTGCTCAAGTTCCAGGACAATCTGATCAAGTTCGAGCACGTGCCGCTGGTGACGCCGAACGGCGACGTGCTGGTGAAGGACCTCACGTTCGAGGTCAAGTCCGGCATGAACGTGCTCGTGTGCGGCCCGAACGGGTGCGGCAAGAGCAGCCTGTTCCGCATCCTCGGCGAGCTGTGGCCGACGTGGGGCGGCAAGGTGACGAAACCGCCCGCCGGCAAGCTGTTCTACATCCCCCAGCGCCCGTACATGACGCTCGGCTCGCTGCGCGATCAG ATTATCTATCCGCACACGCACCAGGAGATGAAGCGGCGCGGCAAAACCGACGCGGACCTGCTCAAGTACCTCGACCTGGTGCAGCTCACCTACCTGCAGGTGCGGGAGAAGGGCCTGGACGCGATCGAGGACTGGATCGACGTGCTGTCCGGCGGCGAGAAGCAGCGGATCGCTATGGCCCGCCTGTTCTACCACAATCCGCAGTTCGCGATCCTGGACGAGTGCACGTCGGCGGTGTCGGTGGACGTCGAGGGCAGCATGTACCAGTACTGCCGGGCGGTCGGCATCACGCTCTTCACCGTGTCGCACCGGAAGTCGCTCTGGACGCACCACGACTACTACCTCAAGTTCGACGGCCACGGGGCGTACGAGTTCGGGCCGATCGAGGGCACGCAGGACCAGTTCGGCTCGTAA
- the LOC120956410 gene encoding pterin-4-alpha-carbinolamine dehydratase — protein MPETMLARILKPQSSVRCVPSRLAIERLFGVAAAAFRASVQQYGIRPLNLPLAGTVGTNTSNAGPVPKSPEYRVHRTVPYRTYASAAIIKKKKMLAKLTEAQRTELLTPLFAAGWTMVKDRDAIYKEYLFGDFNEAFGFMTRVALKADKMDHHPEWFNVYNKVQVTLATHDCAGLSERDVKLAQFLDQAAAVAK, from the exons ATGCCAGAAACGATGCTTGCCCGCATCCTAAAGCCACAAAGCTCGGTGCGGTGTGTTCCGTCCCGGCTGGCGATCGAGAGGTTGTTTGGAGTCGCGGCCGCGGCGTTCCGTGCCTCTGTGCAGCAGTACGGCATCCGACCGCTGAATCTGCCTCTCGCGGGAACGGTCGGCACCAATACTAGCAACGCCGGCCCGGTTCCGAAG TCGCCCGAGTACCGCGTGCACCGAACCGTCCCGTATCGAACCTACGCGAGTGCGGCCAttatcaaaaagaaaaagatg CTTGCTAAACTGACCGAAGCGCAGCGTACGGAGCTGCTGACCCCGCTGTTCGCCGCCGGCTGGACCATGGTGAAGGACCGGGATGCCATCTACAAGGAGTACCTGTTCGGGGACTTTAACGAAGCGTTCGGCTTCATGACGCGCGTCGCACTCAAGGCGGACAAGATGGACCACCATCCGGAGTGGTTCAACGTGTACAACAAGGTGCAGGTGACGCTCGCGACCCACGACTGTGCCGGCCTGAGCGAGCGTGACGTGAAGCTGGCCCAGTTCCTCGACCAGGCTGCCGCTGTTGCCAAGTAA
- the LOC120956404 gene encoding nuclear transcription factor Y subunit gamma-like — translation METPKKSVAAAASSSSVASTAAPPGSKSGTSTSSSNSNAATTTTAATTTATINSALAATAAAPCGKEAPTEAQRNIQRFWPGVMREIQQIEYVEPGNQLLPLARIKKIMKLDEEVKMISSDAPLLFSKAIEIFIQELTLRAWLHTEHNKRRTLQRSDIAMAITKYDQFDFLIDIVPRDEIKGSWKVFDGPAQDECAAGGGGGSASTGGGEAVASASTATTSEGAAGGTNGTADDMQYIMQLAQQHRLVQPGTDKGSCTATTNTTSTTATTSSLTNGATTVLDLATVMTGTQQLHQLSTVAAATKPAKGVVAGTEQETAGATLLPSPAQPTIQTATGQSLILANGGTGAPGGIANGSGQLVPASQSVQLLQHVMTPTGEITQIPISIPQSQLNFLRTAGPGGAPNSGQPFFIQTAPMQSGPTIIHTGPTSVFLSANQLQQLQQQQQQQQNNHNQPQQQQQCQQQLQSNHQHQRD, via the exons ATGGAGACGCCAAAGAAATCGGTGGCCGCTGCggcatcgtcgtcgtccgttGCCTCCACTGCAGCGCCACCGGGCAGCAAATCGGGCACGtcgacgagcagcagcaatagcaacgctgcaaccaccaccaccgccgccaccacgaCAGCGACCATCAACAGCGCGCTGGCAGCCACAGCGGCGGCACCGTGCGGCAAGGAGGCCCCGACCGAGGCCCAGCGCAACATCCAGCGGTTCTGGCCGGGCGTGATGCGCGAGATCCAGCAGATCGAGTACGTCGAGCCGGGCAACCAGCTGCTGCCGCTCGCCCGCATCAAGAAGATCATGAAGCTGGACGAGGAGGTGAAGATGATCTCGTCCGACGCGCCGCTACTCTTCTCCAAAGCGATCGAAATCTTCATCCAGGAGCTGACGCTCCGGGCCTGGCTGCACACCGAGCACAACAAGCGGCGGACGCTGCAGCGGAGCGACATCGCGATGGCGATCACCAAGTACGATCAGTTCGACTTTCTGATCGACATCGTGCCGCGGGACGAGATCAAGGGCAGCTGGAAGGTGTTTGACGGTCCGGCGCAGGATGAGTGTGCagccggtggtggcggcggctcGGCTAGCACCGGGGGCGGTGAAGCGGTGGCTTCCGCGTCCACCGCCACCACGAGCGAGGGGGCGGCGGGCGGTACGAACGGGACGGCGGACGACATGCAGTACATCATGCAGCTGGCTCAGCAGCACCGGCTGGTGCAGCCCGGCACGGACAAGGGTTCctgcaccgccaccaccaacaccaccagcaccaccgccaccacctccTCCCTGACGAACGGGGCGACGACCGTGCTGGACCTCGCGACGGTAATGACCGGCACgcagcagctgcaccagctatcgacggtggcggcggcaacCAAGCCGGCGAAAGGGGTCGTCGCGGGGACGGAGCAGGAGACGGCGGGCGCCACCCTACTACCCTCACCAGCCCAG CCCACGATACAGACCGCGACCGGTCAGAGCCTCATCCTGGCGAACGGGGGCACTGGGGCACCGGGTGGCATTGCGAACGGTAGCGGCCAGCTCGTGCCCGCCAGCCAATCGgtccagctgctgcagcacgtcATGACGCCGACGGGCGAAATCACGCAGATACCG ATTTCGATACCACAGAGCCAACTGAACTTTCTGCGCACGGCCGGTCCCGGCGGGGCTCCGAACAGTGGCCAGCCGTTCTTCATCCAGACGGCACCGATGCAGAGCGGGCCCACGATCATACACACCGGCCCGACCAGTGTCTTTCTCAGCGCCAATCAGCTTCAGCaactgcaacagcagcaacagcaacagcaaaacaatcacaatcaaccacagcagcagcaacagtgccAACAGCAGCTGCAAAGCAACCATCAACACCAAAGGGATTAA
- the LOC120955431 gene encoding GATOR complex protein NPRL2 produces the protein MDREQLHREPKSGKAKDGPIRCILLSEFHVVAGSKISCQVPENFITKEVFDSIRTYIIPKPQLQRCILTINTLGHKVIGYPVRINHVRYQRNFFYFNLCFVFDSWSRTVQYEAVVKKLAEYLLMMEEEGSFLSNAENNGNICNLLSCILRDLNQRQVATIVEGDTTIYLKIGPLKADPPAVQDHQVPLMCRGFEDTDPDSWDLTTQQVLPFINGINHVARIAAEADVENQLVKSCIQNLVYYGVMQLLPLLKYSNVYMCTRELQKLTRDRALADECRRYVQLQHAEKVDTVRLPSLFSILQLYSQMTHGVTLRSLCQRLCPRDNNIDERKLVSFGLQHNLIRCINKYPIFTGSIPTPKHKLYTGLNSLDEICCKTGLSPSRIEQEIDMDSNVTVIWK, from the exons ATGGACCGGGAGCAATTGCACCGCGAG CCCAAATCTGGCAAGGCGAAGGACGGCCCGATCCGCTGTATACTGCTGAGCGAGTTCCACGTGGTGGCGGGGTCGAAAATCAGCTGCCAGGTGCCGGAGAACTTCATCACCAAGGAGGTGTTCGACTCGATTCGCACGTACATCATACCGAAGCCGCAGCTGCAACGATGCATCCTTACCAT CAACACCCTCGGCCACAAGGTGATCGGCTATCCGGTGCGCATCAATCACGTGCGCTACCAGCGGAACTTTTTCTACTTCAACCTGTGCTTCGTGTTCGACTCGTGGTCCCGGACCGTCCAGTACGAGGCGGTGGTGAAGAAGCTCGCCGAGTATCTGCTGATGATGGAGGAGGAGGGCTCGTTTCTGTCCAACGCGGAGAACAACGGCAACATCTGCAACCTGCTGTCGTGCATACTGCGCGACCTGAACCAGCGCCAGGTCGCGACGATCGTGGAGGGCGACACCACGATCTACCTCAAGATCGGGCCGCTCAAGGCGGACCCGCCGGCCGTGCAGGACCACCAGGTGCCGCTGATGTGCCGCGGGTTCGAGGACACGGATCCGGACTCGTGGGACCTGACCACGCAGCAGGTGCTGCCGTTCATTAACGGCATCAATCACGTGGCCCGCATCGCGGCCGAGGCGGACGTCGAGAATCAGCTGGTGAAGTCGTGCATCCAGAACCTGGTGTACTACGGCGTGATGCAGCTGCTGCCCCTGCTCAAGTACAGCAACGTGTACATGTGTACGCGcgagctgcagaagctgaCGCGCGACCGGGCGCTGGCGGACGAGTGCCGCCGGTACGTGCAGCTGCAGCACGCGGAAAAGGTGGACACGGTGCGGCTGCCCAGCCTGTTCAGCATACTGCAGCTGTACTCGCAGATGACGCACGGCGTCACGCTGCGCTCGCTGTGCCAGCGGCTCTGCCCGCGCGACAACAACATCGACGAGCGGAAGCTGGTGTCGTTCGGGCTGCAGCACAACCTAATTCGCTGCATCAACAAGTACCCGATCTTTACCGGCTCGATACCGACGCCCAAGCACAAGCTGTACACCGGGCTGAACAGCTTGGACGAGATCTGCTGCAAGACGGGCCTGTCGCCGAGCCGGATCGAGCAGGAGATCGACATGGACTCGAACGTGACCGTCATTTGGAAGTAA